Genomic segment of Gemmatimonadaceae bacterium:
TCGCCAGATTCCGGCCGATCAGCGAGACTCTGACGCTCTGCGCGGCGAAGGGCGTGAGCCCTCTGAGCGGCCAGGAGAAGCTGATCCTGAGATCGCGGAGCTTCATGAAGCTGGCGTCATAGATCCATGCCTCTTGAATCGGCAGCAACGCGGTGTAGTACGCCTGGGTTGTAGCGCGAACCGTGTTCGCCTTGCCCGTCGCCGCGTCCACACCGGCGAATGCCTGACCGCTGTCAGGTCGCGACGCCGTTTCCGCGAAGCTTCCCGACGTCATCCCCAGCAGGTTGGTGGTGCTGTAGATGCTGCCGCCCATCCGCGCATCGACGAGCGCCGAAACATCGACATGGCCAAGGTGAAAGTTCGTCGAGACACTGCCTGACCAAGCCGGCGCCATCGTGCCGAGCACGCGCTGCTGTCCATCCGAGACCGGAACGCCGTTTTGGAGCAGCAGATTCCCCGACCCGTCGCGCTTGAACCCGCTGCCGACGAGTGCGCCGAGCGGCGACCCCTTTCGAGCCTCAACGCTGAGACCGTACACCGGCGGGCCAAGCGGCACGGCGGCAACGCCGCCGCTCACATCGTCGAGGTTGTTCGAGTTCTTCGCGAGCCTCCCATCGATCGACCACTCCGTGCCCTTCGACGTTCGAAGTGGAACGACCGTGGCTTGCAACTCCACGCCCTTGTTCGAGAGCGTGCCGACATTGCTCGCCACGACCGAGTGGGCGCCGCTCGTCACACCGAGGATCACGCCGCCGGTCTGCTCGTCGTACAGCGTCAGATCGAGACTGAGCCGGTTGCGAAGAAACGAGACCGACCCACCCAGCTCGAGCGACGTCGTCATCTCGGGACTGAGGCTCGGACTCGCCGAGATGGTCGCCGCCGAATCGGTGGACGGAATGAAAATGTTCGTCAACAGAAGCGGCGGCACCGCGCCGCCGACCCGCGAAAGTCCGCCATGCACGACGGCGGAGCTGAGCTTGTCGCTCGCGACTCCAGCCGCGCGCGCCAGGTCGATTCGTCCCGAGATAGACGGGTAGAAGGCGGAGTTGCTGCCGGAAGCGAGCACCGAATACCACTCGTTGCGCGCGGTGCCCATGAGCGACGCGTAATCGTTGATCGCCCACTCACCGATCGCGAACAGCGACTCGGTCGTGTTGTCATTGGAGAGCTTCGTCGCCGGCGAGGGCAGCGTTCTTCCGGTGTCCGGTTGCTGATCCGACCCCGCGGTCGTGACGCTGAAATTGTTCGCGCGGTGCGAATAGCCGCCGGTGATTCTGAGACGGCCGGCATGCGACGCGTTATCCCCGTGAGGCGCCGCGACGTCGCCCGACAACAACACCTCGGCGTTCGTCTCGGAGGCAACGATCGTCTGTCGCTGAAAACCGCCGGCGGAGAAATCACCGCGCCCCGTCGCGGTCGGGAATCCGCCCATCCAAAACGGAGCGATGTCGAAGTCGCGCGATTGGTTGGAGTGGTCGGTTCCGACGCGCGCGATGGCGCTCACGTGCGGGGTGAACGCGTAGTCGACCGAACCGCCGCCGATCCAGCGCGTTCGGTCATCGCGATTGGTGTTGTCTTGCAGCGCGAAGTACGGGTTGTTGAATTCGTTGTAGTTCCACGAGATCTCGCGCGGGTCGACTTGGATCGTGTGCGTGTGATCCATCAGCGCCGGCAAATCGACCTGTCGTCCGGTTCTCACCAGGTCGCCGATCGTGTTCGACGGATCGTATCCGGTACCCGGCCGGTTCCGCGCCACATCGTTGTTCACTTGGACGTGGGCACCGACTGTGAGCGACGAAGAGAGGTCGGCCTCACCGCGCACCGCCGCGCCCTGTCGGGTCAACGAACTGGTCGGGACGAAGCCGTTCGAGCTCCGCCGGTCGATCGAGACGCGAAAGTTCTCGGTCGCCCCCGCCTGCTGCACTGACGCGGTGGTCGTCAACGTCGTGCCGCCGCCGAAGAAATCCGCGACGTTGTTCGGTCGCGGTAGCCACGGTCGAACGTCGCCGAGCTTCGGCGTCGTATAACTCGCCTGCGGAAGTGCCTGTCCCAAAAGGGGCGGGCCCCAGTTCTGCGCCACGCCGTCGTTCGTTCCGCCGCCGGCCCCGTCGAAGAAAGAGAACTGGCCGTTGAGTCCTTGGCCGTATGCGTTCTGGAATGTCGGAAGCCGAAGCACAGACTCGCTGGACGCGTTCTGGCTCGCCGAGACTTCGAATCCCGACAGTCCGCGTCCGCCGCGCGTCGTGACGAG
This window contains:
- a CDS encoding TonB-dependent receptor plug domain-containing protein, encoding MRLIGGWRSLALVVAFASAAHGFATTARAQEPESITGHVSAGGLPVQGASVRIRELGIGTTTNAEGRFTFIVRSSSVRGQTVTLEARHVRYNPASVGIALTGGTLTHDFELFPVGDSRGATVQTAEASGPAPGQRATIEPVRPTVDSTAFDELAGPTDFVSALAGRVVGLDVTSASATGGSAVAILRGYRTILGNTQPLFVLDGVPLENTSFVVPGQAFGTGGFDYGSPIQGIEPAEIASVQVLRGPAAAIWGGRAANGVILVTTRGGRGLSGFEVSASQNASSESVLRLPTFQNAYGQGLNGQFSFFDGAGGGTNDGVAQNWGPPLLGQALPQASYTTPKLGDVRPWLPRPNNVADFFGGGTTLTTTASVQQAGATENFRVSIDRRSSNGFVPTSSLTRQGAAVRGEADLSSSLTVGAHVQVNNDVARNRPGTGYDPSNTIGDLVRTGRQVDLPALMDHTHTIQVDPREISWNYNEFNNPYFALQDNTNRDDRTRWIGGGSVDYAFTPHVSAIARVGTDHSNQSRDFDIAPFWMGGFPTATGRGDFSAGGFQRQTIVASETNAEVLLSGDVAAPHGDNASHAGRLRITGGYSHRANNFSVTTAGSDQQPDTGRTLPSPATKLSNDNTTESLFAIGEWAINDYASLMGTARNEWYSVLASGSNSAFYPSISGRIDLARAAGVASDKLSSAVVHGGLSRVGGAVPPLLLTNIFIPSTDSAATISASPSLSPEMTTSLELGGSVSFLRNRLSLDLTLYDEQTGGVILGVTSGAHSVVASNVGTLSNKGVELQATVVPLRTSKGTEWSIDGRLAKNSNNLDDVSGGVAAVPLGPPVYGLSVEARKGSPLGALVGSGFKRDGSGNLLLQNGVPVSDGQQRVLGTMAPAWSGSVSTNFHLGHVDVSALVDARMGGSIYSTTNLLGMTSGSFAETASRPDSGQAFAGVDAATGKANTVRATTQAYYTALLPIQEAWIYDASFMKLRDLRISFSWPLRGLTPFAAQSVRVSLIGRNLAMWSKAPNIDPETALSTSSFQGVELGQLPSIRSFGLQFSLTP